Proteins encoded together in one Nostoc sp. PCC 7524 window:
- a CDS encoding site-2 protease family protein, which translates to MQGFRLGTIFGFEIRIDLSWLIIFFLVLWTLSAGLFPENYPGLSNATYFGMGIVATLLFFISLLAHELSHSFVARAKGIPVEGITLFIFGGVSRTRMDAETPGDEFQIAGIGPLVSVVLAALFGLLWYVGRNAGWSVVVNGVTSYLASINLALAIFNMLPGFPLDGGRVFRSLIWKYTGNLKKATQVATTGGKWLGYVLIALGLLQMFGGAILGGLWFILIGWFLYNAAAASYDEILLRSSLEGVRAREVMTPYPETVNADLTLQELVDKYFLSRRYQSFPVIQDDHPIGIITLNQVKDIPRQEWMHRTVQETMIPSEQGITARPEEQMSQVLQKMQDSGVRRVLVTQNGLLQGIITANDIANWLQRRREFGQVA; encoded by the coding sequence ATGCAAGGTTTTCGTTTAGGCACTATTTTCGGCTTTGAAATCCGAATAGATTTGTCTTGGTTAATCATCTTCTTTCTTGTCCTGTGGACTTTAAGCGCGGGTTTATTTCCAGAAAATTATCCAGGACTAAGCAATGCTACTTATTTTGGTATGGGTATAGTAGCAACATTGCTGTTTTTCATCTCATTACTCGCTCATGAACTTTCTCATTCTTTTGTCGCTAGAGCTAAAGGCATTCCTGTAGAGGGAATTACCTTGTTTATTTTTGGTGGCGTTTCCCGGACTCGGATGGATGCAGAAACCCCAGGGGATGAATTTCAAATAGCAGGAATTGGGCCTCTTGTCAGTGTGGTGCTTGCTGCTCTATTTGGTTTGCTCTGGTATGTAGGCAGAAATGCTGGCTGGAGTGTGGTAGTAAATGGTGTGACTTCTTATTTAGCCTCTATTAACTTGGCGCTGGCTATCTTCAATATGTTGCCAGGATTTCCTTTAGATGGGGGGCGTGTTTTCCGTTCTCTGATCTGGAAATATACAGGCAATCTCAAAAAAGCGACACAAGTTGCTACTACAGGTGGGAAATGGCTGGGTTATGTGCTAATTGCGCTGGGTTTGTTGCAAATGTTTGGTGGTGCAATTTTAGGCGGACTTTGGTTTATCCTCATTGGTTGGTTCTTGTATAACGCCGCCGCAGCTAGTTATGACGAAATTTTGCTACGTAGCAGTCTAGAAGGGGTACGAGCAAGAGAAGTTATGACTCCCTATCCAGAAACCGTCAACGCTGACTTAACACTCCAAGAATTAGTGGATAAATATTTTCTCAGTCGTCGCTATCAGTCTTTTCCAGTCATTCAAGATGATCACCCAATAGGAATTATTACTTTGAATCAGGTAAAGGATATCCCGCGACAAGAATGGATGCACCGCACTGTTCAAGAAACTATGATTCCCTCGGAGCAGGGAATAACTGCACGTCCAGAAGAGCAAATGTCTCAGGTACTACAAAAAATGCAAGACTCAGGAGTGCGTCGGGTATTAGTAACTCAAAATGGTTTACTCCAAGGCATCATTACCGCCAATGATATAGCTAATTGGCTACAGCGACGACGAGAATTTGGTCAGGTTGCCTAA
- a CDS encoding phage holin family protein, whose translation MLNLILTWLVTSISFLIISKLPLGIEIDGFGKAAIAAAVFGLLNALLLPILTVLAFPLIILTLGLFFLVLNAIIFALAAYLVEGFRLRWGFWSALIGSLALAIINSILLGILYPLT comes from the coding sequence ATGCTAAATCTTATCTTAACTTGGCTAGTTACCAGTATCAGCTTTTTAATTATTTCCAAGTTACCATTAGGTATTGAAATTGATGGTTTTGGGAAAGCCGCGATCGCAGCAGCTGTCTTCGGACTTTTAAATGCCTTGCTCTTGCCAATATTGACTGTGTTAGCTTTCCCATTAATTATCCTGACGCTAGGATTATTCTTTTTGGTATTGAATGCCATAATTTTTGCCTTAGCTGCATATTTAGTAGAAGGTTTCCGCCTCCGGTGGGGTTTTTGGAGTGCATTGATTGGCTCTCTAGCTTTGGCAATTATTAATTCCATCCTCTTGGGTATTCTGTACCCATTGACCTAA
- a CDS encoding superoxide dismutase: MFKHLQKTLAVLFTAILLSTILIACGTIPTAESQSATASPAASSSLPVAYTDKELSAAPAKLPPLPYDNTALSKAIDAETMKLHHDAHHAAYVNNLNDALKKYPELQKRSVESLLRDLESVPENIRTKVRNNGGGHLNHTMFWQIMSPDGGGEPTGELAQEINKSFGSFDNFKQQFNQAGAGRFGSGWVWLVRNPQGALQITTTANQDNPIMDDAYPIMGNDVWEHAYYLRYRNRRAEYLDNWWNVVNWPEISKRSQVSLKKS; this comes from the coding sequence ATGTTTAAGCATCTGCAAAAGACACTGGCTGTATTGTTCACAGCTATTTTGCTGTCAACTATATTAATCGCCTGTGGCACAATCCCAACTGCTGAATCACAATCAGCAACAGCTTCACCAGCTGCTAGTTCGTCTCTACCTGTAGCTTATACTGATAAAGAATTAAGTGCTGCTCCCGCCAAGTTACCGCCATTACCTTATGACAACACAGCTTTAAGTAAAGCGATTGATGCAGAAACTATGAAATTGCATCATGATGCACACCATGCTGCTTATGTGAACAACCTCAATGATGCTTTGAAAAAATACCCCGAACTGCAAAAAAGAAGCGTGGAAAGCTTATTGCGGGATTTAGAGAGTGTACCAGAAAATATTCGGACGAAGGTACGAAATAACGGTGGCGGACACTTAAACCACACCATGTTCTGGCAAATCATGAGTCCTGATGGTGGTGGAGAGCCTACAGGAGAACTCGCACAAGAAATTAACAAAAGCTTTGGCAGCTTTGATAATTTTAAACAACAGTTTAATCAAGCTGGTGCTGGACGCTTCGGTAGTGGTTGGGTTTGGTTAGTGCGTAATCCCCAAGGCGCACTTCAGATTACAACTACTGCCAATCAGGATAATCCCATCATGGACGACGCATATCCGATTATGGGTAATGATGTTTGGGAACACGCCTATTATTTGCGATATCGCAACCGTCGTGCAGAATATTTAGATAATTGGTGGAATGTAGTGAATTGGCCAGAAATTAGCAAGCGATCGCAAGTTTCATTAAAGAAATCATAA
- a CDS encoding DUF456 domain-containing protein — MQIIYWLLVALMVVGIIGAVVPAIPGTSLILVAIIIWGIVSHSFMAIKIPLIVTAIVLILSIGVDFLAGYLGAKQAGASKWGQIGAFVGFLLGFFGLLPTLPVGGPLLGILFGPLLGAIVAEYIYCRQLGLAIKAGVGIVVGTVVGNLIQGLLAIATVVVFLYTTWPQVFGT, encoded by the coding sequence ATGCAAATTATTTATTGGCTACTGGTTGCCTTGATGGTTGTGGGTATTATTGGTGCTGTAGTACCAGCCATACCTGGAACCAGTTTAATTTTAGTAGCAATTATTATCTGGGGAATTGTCAGTCATTCGTTTATGGCTATTAAAATCCCCTTAATTGTGACAGCGATTGTTTTAATTTTGAGTATTGGGGTGGATTTTTTAGCTGGTTACTTGGGAGCAAAACAAGCAGGTGCTAGCAAGTGGGGACAGATTGGTGCATTTGTCGGTTTCTTGCTTGGTTTTTTCGGATTACTACCAACTTTACCTGTGGGTGGGCCTTTATTGGGTATTTTATTTGGGCCATTGTTGGGAGCGATTGTTGCCGAGTATATTTATTGTCGGCAACTGGGATTGGCTATTAAAGCTGGTGTAGGTATTGTCGTCGGGACAGTTGTAGGGAATTTAATTCAAGGATTGTTAGCGATCGCTACTGTTGTAGTATTCCTCTATACAACTTGGCCACAAGTGTTTGGGACTTAG
- a CDS encoding cofactor assembly of complex C subunit B yields the protein MTKSDPNRVLRRLPLVVGGLGAILLLINRLWTPELTNSQARGDVLGVILSAVLILTGLIWQQVQPRSPDAVELVGEEGFVLADDLPEAVKTELAWSSRLLLTNTVTRSLVVLYQGKVLLRRGILGKKAEVIPGAIVKRVLEKQQPVYLVALNVYPGRFEFDYLPENTQGVICQPLGNQGVMILGANAPRSYTKQDENWIAGIADKLAVTLKGHYQ from the coding sequence ATGACTAAATCTGATCCCAATCGAGTTTTACGGCGTTTGCCCTTGGTAGTTGGTGGGTTAGGGGCTATCCTTTTGCTGATTAACCGTTTATGGACACCGGAACTTACAAATTCCCAAGCGCGTGGTGATGTGCTGGGTGTAATTTTGAGTGCAGTGCTAATTTTAACGGGGTTAATTTGGCAACAGGTGCAGCCGCGATCGCCTGATGCGGTAGAACTGGTTGGAGAAGAAGGTTTTGTGTTAGCAGATGATTTGCCAGAAGCCGTGAAAACAGAATTAGCCTGGTCATCGCGTTTACTCTTAACTAATACAGTCACGCGATCGCTCGTGGTGTTGTATCAAGGCAAAGTTTTGTTACGTCGCGGCATTCTGGGAAAAAAAGCAGAAGTCATCCCAGGAGCAATTGTTAAACGAGTATTAGAAAAACAACAACCTGTCTATTTGGTAGCTTTAAATGTTTACCCAGGCAGGTTTGAATTTGATTATTTACCAGAAAACACCCAAGGAGTAATTTGTCAACCTTTGGGCAATCAAGGTGTCATGATATTAGGGGCAAATGCACCCAGAAGTTACACCAAACAAGATGAAAATTGGATTGCTGGCATTGCTGATAAATTAGCAGTCACTCTCAAAGGGCATTATCAATAA
- the rpaB gene encoding response regulator transcription factor RpaB: protein MESHKEKILVVDDEASIRRILETRLSMIGYDVVTAGDGEEALDTFRKADPDLVVLDVMMPKLDGYGVCQELRKESDVPIIMLTALGDVADRITGLELGADDYVVKPFSPKELEARIRSVLRRVDKTGASGIPSSGVIHVGTIKIDTNKRQVYKGDERIRLTGMEFSLLELLVSRSGEAFSRSEILQEVWGYTPERHVDTRVVDVHISRLRAKLEDDPSNPELILTARGTGYLFQRIIEPGEE, encoded by the coding sequence TTGGAAAGTCATAAAGAAAAAATCCTGGTGGTAGACGATGAAGCCAGCATTCGCCGAATTTTGGAAACGCGCCTGTCGATGATTGGCTACGATGTAGTCACAGCTGGCGATGGAGAAGAAGCTTTAGACACTTTTCGCAAAGCTGATCCCGATTTAGTAGTTTTGGATGTTATGATGCCAAAGCTCGATGGCTACGGTGTGTGTCAAGAGCTACGTAAGGAATCTGATGTTCCCATTATTATGCTAACAGCCTTGGGGGACGTAGCCGATCGCATTACCGGACTAGAATTGGGTGCTGATGACTATGTAGTTAAGCCATTCTCTCCCAAAGAGTTGGAAGCGCGGATTCGCTCGGTATTGCGACGAGTAGACAAAACCGGTGCTTCTGGTATTCCTAGCTCTGGGGTGATTCATGTTGGTACGATCAAAATTGATACCAACAAACGGCAAGTATACAAAGGTGACGAACGAATTCGCTTGACTGGCATGGAGTTTAGTTTACTAGAGTTGCTAGTCAGTCGCTCAGGAGAAGCCTTTTCCCGCTCCGAAATTTTGCAAGAAGTTTGGGGATATACACCAGAACGTCATGTAGATACACGCGTAGTAGATGTACATATCTCCCGCTTACGGGCAAAATTAGAAGATGATCCCAGCAACCCAGAGTTGATTCTCACAGCACGAGGCACTGGCTATCTGTTTCAAAGGATAATTGAACCCGGAGAGGAGTAG
- the radA gene encoding DNA repair protein RadA — MAKPKTVYICNECGAESSQWFGKCPNCGTYNSLEEQLLIQSSVDIPSRGGVGGWHSSQGNGKPPSKPAKPRASLTFDQISDRQVTRWESGYGELDRVLGGGVVPGSMVLIGGDPGIGKSTLLLQVSNQLAQRYRILYVSGEESGQQVKLRASRLGVSKPLSMLEDENGTTAEQTPETEASGETTAENHHPSEAPESIDASLYILPETDLEEILREIDSLKPNVAVIDSIQTVFFPALTSAPGSVAQVRECTAALMKVAKHEDITMLIVGHVTKEGAIAGPKVLEHLVDTVLYFEGDRFASHRLLRTVKNRFGATHEIGIFEMVQHGLREVPNPSELFLGNRDDPAPGTAIVVACEGTRPIVVELQALVSPTSYPSPRRAGTGIDYNRLVQILAVLEKRVGIPMSKLDSYVASAGGLSVEEPAVDLGIAIAIVASFRDRIVDPGTVLIGEVGLGGQVRAVSQMELRLKEAAKLGFKRAIIPKGQKFPDFDIEILPVSKVIDAIIAAIPHQELTAEDLDIDEE, encoded by the coding sequence ATGGCAAAGCCCAAAACAGTTTACATTTGTAATGAATGTGGAGCCGAATCTTCCCAGTGGTTTGGTAAGTGTCCCAATTGTGGTACTTACAACTCCTTAGAAGAGCAACTTCTGATTCAATCTTCCGTAGATATTCCTAGTCGTGGAGGGGTAGGTGGTTGGCATTCATCTCAGGGTAACGGCAAACCGCCCAGCAAGCCAGCAAAACCACGAGCTTCTTTAACATTTGACCAAATTAGCGATCGCCAAGTCACTCGTTGGGAATCTGGTTATGGCGAGTTAGATCGGGTACTCGGCGGTGGTGTAGTTCCCGGCTCAATGGTGTTAATTGGCGGCGATCCCGGTATTGGGAAATCAACCTTATTATTGCAAGTCTCCAATCAATTAGCGCAGAGATACCGCATCCTTTATGTATCGGGAGAAGAATCGGGACAGCAGGTAAAATTACGCGCCTCTCGCTTGGGTGTCTCCAAACCCCTGAGTATGCTGGAAGATGAAAACGGTACTACAGCAGAACAGACACCTGAAACAGAAGCCTCTGGGGAAACAACGGCAGAAAATCACCATCCATCAGAAGCACCTGAAAGTATAGACGCAAGTTTGTATATCCTACCGGAAACAGATTTAGAAGAAATTTTACGGGAAATCGATTCCTTAAAACCCAATGTGGCGGTGATTGATAGTATTCAAACTGTGTTTTTTCCAGCTTTGACATCAGCACCCGGTTCGGTAGCCCAGGTAAGAGAATGTACGGCAGCATTGATGAAAGTTGCCAAGCATGAAGACATCACAATGTTAATTGTGGGACACGTCACCAAAGAAGGTGCGATCGCCGGGCCGAAAGTCTTAGAACACCTAGTTGATACAGTATTGTATTTTGAAGGCGATCGCTTTGCCTCCCACCGCTTGTTAAGAACTGTCAAAAACCGGTTTGGTGCAACCCACGAAATCGGCATCTTTGAAATGGTGCAACACGGTTTGCGGGAAGTACCTAACCCCAGTGAATTATTTTTAGGCAACCGTGATGATCCCGCACCCGGTACAGCTATTGTTGTAGCTTGCGAAGGTACACGCCCCATCGTCGTAGAGTTACAAGCCTTAGTCAGCCCCACCAGTTACCCCTCACCCCGTCGGGCGGGAACTGGCATAGATTACAACCGCTTAGTGCAAATTCTCGCCGTCTTAGAAAAGCGCGTGGGGATTCCTATGTCCAAATTAGATTCCTACGTTGCTTCCGCCGGTGGTTTAAGTGTGGAAGAACCAGCCGTAGATTTAGGAATTGCCATTGCTATTGTTGCTAGTTTCCGCGATCGCATCGTTGATCCCGGTACAGTATTAATCGGTGAAGTCGGCTTAGGTGGACAAGTGCGAGCCGTTTCTCAGATGGAACTGCGGTTAAAAGAAGCCGCTAAACTAGGATTTAAACGAGCGATCATCCCCAAAGGTCAAAAATTCCCCGACTTTGACATCGAAATTTTACCAGTTTCCAAAGTAATAGATGCGATTATTGCCGCCATCCCCCATCAAGAATTGACAGCCGAAGACTTGGATATAGACGAAGAATAG
- a CDS encoding Uma2 family endonuclease yields the protein MTAIITPNYQITWEKLPDDYKLPDDPVDNINQPFLAAALTQSLELAGKLPTNALTPTNYGVCATLNGKTVVKAPDWAYIANIKVSREEVIRSYTPQLEGDIPVIVIEFLSDTDGSEYSSKPTYPPGKWFFYECVLKVPNYAIFEPNTGELEVYRLDQKTGRYSLQTANENQLYWLAEMNLYLGVWQGTRENRTGNWLRWWDESGQLLLWGSELVEQERQRVEQERQRAEQERQRAERLAAQLRAAGIEPQD from the coding sequence ATGACAGCCATCATCACCCCCAACTACCAAATCACTTGGGAAAAGCTACCCGATGATTACAAGCTACCAGACGATCCAGTGGACAACATCAACCAACCATTTCTCGCCGCAGCACTCACCCAAAGTTTAGAATTAGCGGGAAAACTACCAACTAATGCCCTCACACCTACAAATTACGGCGTTTGCGCCACATTAAATGGCAAAACTGTCGTTAAAGCCCCAGATTGGGCATATATTGCTAATATCAAAGTCAGTAGAGAAGAAGTTATCCGCAGTTACACCCCTCAACTAGAGGGAGACATCCCTGTAATTGTCATTGAATTTTTATCCGATACAGATGGGAGCGAATATTCTAGTAAACCGACTTACCCCCCTGGTAAATGGTTTTTTTATGAATGTGTCTTAAAAGTACCTAATTACGCCATCTTTGAACCTAACACAGGAGAGTTAGAAGTATATCGCCTAGATCAGAAAACAGGGAGATACAGCCTACAAACCGCCAACGAAAACCAGCTGTATTGGTTAGCCGAAATGAATCTTTACCTTGGTGTATGGCAAGGTACGCGAGAAAACCGCACAGGTAATTGGTTACGCTGGTGGGATGAAAGCGGACAGCTACTATTATGGGGTTCAGAGTTAGTCGAACAAGAACGCCAACGTGTTGAACAAGAACGCCAACGCGCCGAACAAGAACGCCAACGTGCCGAACGACTAGCCGCACAACTGCGCGCCGCCGGAATTGAACCGCAAGATTAG